A single genomic interval of Spirosoma taeanense harbors:
- a CDS encoding glycosyltransferase: MESVFSTSKRKLLLEVAWEVCNQVGGIYTVIRSKVPAMVEKWDDNYVALGPYFPQRAAAEFEPIPDSDETEIGQTVRKMRQMGYGVEYGYWLVTGRPRVVLFDINSISTDQLNVIKTQLWVNHQLSTLHVEDLVNQTIAFGEMVRQFITLLAADHSKRVDFVAHFHEWMASTGLPDLRRENVKVATVFTTHATMLGRYLAQNEPGFYGKLPFFDWKREAQHYGIDTQATIERLAAMQSHVFTTVSDVTARECEVFLGRNPDLILPNGLNITRFAAVHEFQNLHVRYKQKIHEFVMGHFFQSYSFDLEKTLYFFTSGRFEFSNKGYDLTLEALARLNFKMREAGMDMTVVMFMVTKQPYTSINPDVMHSRALLDEIQETCESIEKQVGERLFQAAASDPQGTTLPDLNKFVDEYWRLRLRRTVQSWKTKHLPPFVTHNLVQEDDMTRFIRQANLVNNEYDRVKIVYHPDFIASTNPLFGLDYSQFVRGCHLGVFPSYYEPWGYTPLECVVRGIPTVTSDQSGFGDFIMQIMRDYENRGIYVINRRTQNFNEAADQLANILFRFVRASQRDRIAQRNRVESIAEVFDWINLRSYYDTAHDLALKRKKP; the protein is encoded by the coding sequence TTGGAATCGGTATTTTCAACGTCTAAGCGGAAACTACTGCTTGAGGTCGCCTGGGAGGTGTGCAATCAGGTAGGTGGAATTTATACGGTCATCCGGTCGAAAGTTCCGGCTATGGTCGAGAAATGGGATGATAACTACGTGGCCCTTGGCCCCTACTTTCCCCAACGGGCTGCTGCCGAGTTTGAGCCCATTCCTGACTCTGACGAAACCGAAATCGGGCAGACAGTCCGTAAAATGCGGCAGATGGGCTATGGCGTCGAGTATGGTTACTGGCTCGTAACGGGTCGGCCAAGAGTCGTGCTGTTTGATATTAATAGTATCAGCACCGATCAACTGAACGTCATAAAAACCCAGCTCTGGGTGAACCATCAATTATCAACGCTCCACGTTGAAGACCTGGTTAACCAGACGATTGCCTTCGGAGAGATGGTGCGTCAGTTTATTACGCTGCTGGCGGCTGACCATTCCAAGCGGGTTGATTTTGTAGCCCATTTTCACGAATGGATGGCAAGTACGGGTCTGCCCGATCTGCGTCGGGAGAACGTAAAGGTGGCAACCGTCTTCACCACCCACGCGACGATGCTTGGCCGGTACCTGGCTCAGAATGAACCCGGCTTCTACGGCAAACTTCCGTTCTTCGACTGGAAACGGGAAGCGCAGCATTACGGCATTGATACGCAGGCCACCATTGAACGACTGGCCGCAATGCAATCGCACGTATTTACGACTGTCAGCGACGTGACGGCCCGCGAGTGCGAAGTTTTCCTGGGTCGAAACCCCGACCTAATCCTGCCCAACGGTCTGAACATCACCCGATTCGCGGCTGTTCACGAGTTCCAGAACCTGCATGTTCGGTATAAGCAGAAGATTCATGAATTTGTCATGGGGCATTTTTTCCAGAGTTATTCATTCGATCTGGAGAAGACACTTTATTTCTTTACGTCGGGCCGGTTCGAGTTTTCGAATAAAGGGTACGATCTGACGCTCGAAGCCCTGGCCCGGCTGAACTTTAAAATGCGGGAGGCCGGTATGGACATGACGGTCGTTATGTTCATGGTTACTAAACAGCCTTATACGTCCATCAACCCCGATGTAATGCACTCGCGGGCCCTGCTCGACGAGATCCAGGAAACCTGCGAAAGCATCGAAAAACAGGTGGGTGAGCGCTTGTTTCAGGCGGCCGCTTCCGATCCGCAGGGCACTACCCTACCCGACCTGAACAAGTTTGTGGATGAATACTGGCGGCTTCGGCTTCGGCGTACGGTGCAGAGCTGGAAAACAAAGCACCTGCCGCCTTTTGTGACCCATAACCTGGTGCAGGAAGATGACATGACCCGCTTTATCCGGCAGGCTAACCTGGTCAATAATGAATATGACCGCGTCAAAATCGTGTATCACCCCGATTTCATAGCCTCAACTAATCCCCTCTTTGGCCTTGATTACAGCCAGTTTGTGCGGGGTTGCCATCTGGGCGTATTCCCAAGCTATTACGAGCCCTGGGGCTACACGCCCCTGGAGTGCGTGGTTCGGGGCATTCCCACCGTTACCAGCGACCAGTCGGGCTTCGGGGATTTCATTATGCAGATCATGCGTGATTACGAAAACCGGGGCATTTATGTCATCAACCGCCGGACGCAGAACTTCAACGAAGCGGCTGACCAACTGGCCAATATTCTGTTCCGGTTCGTCCGCGCATCGCAGCGCGACCGTATCGCCCAGCGTAACCGCGTTGAGAGCATTGCTGAGGTCTTTGACTGGATCAACCTACGTTCTTATTACGACACAGCCCACGACCTGGCCCTGAAGCGGAAGAAACCATAG
- a CDS encoding DUF2795 domain-containing protein gives MYWTLELASYLEDAPWPATKDELIDYSIRSGAPLEVVENLQELEDDGQPYESIEEIWPDYPTKDDFFFNEDEY, from the coding sequence ATGTACTGGACACTTGAACTCGCGTCCTACCTCGAAGACGCCCCCTGGCCTGCTACCAAAGATGAACTGATTGATTACTCTATCCGCTCCGGTGCACCGCTGGAGGTCGTTGAAAACCTGCAAGAGCTAGAGGACGACGGCCAGCCTTACGAGAGCATTGAAGAAATCTGGCCGGACTATCCGACAAAGGACGACTTCTTTTTCAACGAAGACGAGTACTGA
- a CDS encoding copper homeostasis protein CutC, protein MLVEVCAYSLDSCLTAQEAGAGRIELCGGLSEGGITPSAGLIRIARQHLTIPLYVMIRPRGGDFVYTPSELAVMRADIESAKSLGADGLVFGILRPDGTVDEAQTRQLIELAYPLPVTFHRAFDMTRDPLEALEAVIRTGAARILTSGQQPTAEAGLPVLQQLVQQAAGRIEIMAGAGVNAGNARQIRKTRVDALHLSGRQSLPSPMIYRNPGLSMASVVPDEYERIEAGTDAIRQVIKSLSADQLPENSI, encoded by the coding sequence ATGCTCGTTGAAGTTTGTGCCTATTCGCTCGATTCCTGTTTAACCGCGCAGGAAGCTGGTGCTGGTCGTATTGAATTATGCGGAGGTTTAAGCGAAGGCGGTATTACACCCAGCGCCGGCCTGATCCGGATAGCCCGGCAACACCTGACGATTCCTCTTTACGTAATGATCAGGCCACGAGGGGGCGACTTTGTTTACACGCCATCTGAACTAGCCGTTATGCGGGCCGACATCGAAAGCGCAAAAAGCCTGGGGGCTGATGGTTTGGTATTTGGCATTTTACGTCCCGATGGAACGGTAGATGAAGCTCAGACGCGGCAGTTAATCGAGCTGGCTTACCCATTGCCCGTTACGTTTCACCGGGCATTTGACATGACCCGCGATCCACTGGAAGCACTTGAAGCGGTTATCCGTACGGGTGCGGCCCGAATCCTTACGTCGGGGCAGCAACCAACGGCCGAAGCGGGCCTGCCGGTCCTTCAGCAGCTTGTTCAGCAAGCTGCCGGACGAATTGAAATTATGGCGGGAGCTGGCGTCAACGCGGGCAATGCCAGACAAATACGTAAGACCCGCGTTGACGCACTCCATCTGAGCGGGCGTCAGAGCCTGCCCAGCCCAATGATTTACCGAAATCCAGGCCTGTCGATGGCCTCGGTCGTTCCAGATGAATATGAACGTATCGAAGCCGGGACTGACGCCATTCGGCAGGTTATTAAAAGCCTGTCTGCTGATCAGTTACCAGAAAACAGCATATAG
- the mog gene encoding molybdopterin adenylyltransferase, protein MIKIGIINVSDRASAGVYEDIPGKAVVALLTDWLSCPWEPVYRVIPDEQDEIEATLIKLADLEGCCLVVTTGGTGPSPRDVTPEATEAVCQKMMPGFGELMRQESLKYVPTAILSRQTAGIRNQTLIVNLPGKPKAIEQCLSIVFPAIPYCIDLIGGPFLTTHEDKMTVFRPKS, encoded by the coding sequence ATGATAAAAATTGGTATTATCAATGTCTCCGACCGGGCCAGTGCTGGTGTCTATGAAGATATACCCGGCAAAGCCGTTGTCGCGCTGCTGACAGACTGGCTTAGTTGTCCGTGGGAGCCGGTCTACCGCGTTATACCCGATGAGCAGGACGAGATTGAAGCCACCCTCATTAAATTGGCCGATCTGGAGGGCTGCTGCCTGGTTGTCACTACCGGCGGAACGGGCCCTTCTCCCCGCGACGTAACGCCTGAAGCAACCGAGGCCGTCTGTCAGAAGATGATGCCCGGCTTTGGCGAGTTGATGCGGCAGGAGAGCCTCAAGTATGTTCCGACGGCCATTCTGTCGCGCCAAACCGCCGGTATACGTAACCAAACGCTCATAGTAAATTTACCCGGTAAACCCAAAGCTATCGAGCAGTGCCTTTCTATTGTCTTTCCGGCAATTCCCTACTGCATCGACCTGATTGGCGGCCCGTTTTTGACGACGCACGAGGATAAAATGACGGTTTTCAGGCCAAAAAGTTAG
- a CDS encoding AlbA family DNA-binding domain-containing protein, which translates to MTPSVMDYQALKNLVKRGEGSNLEFKLKTNHPEKIIRGVVAFANTNGGIMLIGVGDDKTISGLKYADEDEYLLVRAINKYCFPRISYSIERVQLYGEREVLVIRVPPSPTRPHYIIPDPAEPDNKKAYVRVADKSVQASREVREILKGEQAARDIRFSYGEKERKLMQHLGEHNSITVDLFASIAGISRKIASRTLVLLVLANVLEIHPSDVMDQYTYRAVS; encoded by the coding sequence ATGACCCCATCTGTTATGGACTATCAAGCGCTCAAAAACCTGGTCAAACGGGGAGAGGGGAGCAATTTAGAGTTCAAGCTGAAAACAAATCATCCCGAAAAGATTATCCGGGGCGTGGTTGCCTTCGCTAACACAAACGGCGGCATTATGCTCATCGGCGTCGGCGACGACAAAACTATTTCGGGGTTGAAATACGCTGATGAGGACGAATACCTGCTCGTCCGGGCCATCAATAAATACTGTTTCCCACGTATTTCCTATTCGATTGAGCGCGTTCAGCTTTATGGCGAACGCGAGGTGCTCGTTATTCGGGTGCCGCCCAGCCCAACGCGTCCGCATTATATCATTCCGGACCCGGCCGAGCCCGATAACAAGAAAGCCTACGTACGCGTGGCTGACAAATCGGTGCAGGCCAGCCGCGAAGTACGCGAGATTCTGAAGGGCGAACAGGCCGCCCGCGATATTCGCTTCAGCTACGGCGAAAAGGAACGTAAGCTGATGCAGCACCTCGGTGAACACAACAGCATTACGGTCGATCTGTTCGCATCCATCGCCGGCATTTCCCGAAAAATTGCCTCTCGCACCCTTGTTCTGTTAGTTCTGGCTAACGTGCTGGAGATCCACCCCAGCGACGTCATGGACCAGTACACGTATCGGGCTGTTAGTTAA
- the bioD gene encoding dethiobiotin synthase: protein MPTQLIVAGIGTEIGKTLVSSVLVEALQADYWKPVQSGALDDSDTETVRRLISNPTSRFHPEAYRLSQPLSPHAAAEADGVTLNMAQIKLPQTRNNLIVELAGGLMVPLNNTKLNIDLVQQLALPVVLVSRNYLGSINHTLLSVEACKNRSIPLLGLIFNGPTVETSERCILNYTQLPCLGRIGQETSIDQHVIRQYANQFTRLAESIGA, encoded by the coding sequence ATGCCTACGCAACTAATTGTCGCTGGAATTGGTACCGAAATTGGGAAGACCCTTGTGTCGTCGGTGCTGGTCGAAGCGCTGCAGGCCGATTACTGGAAGCCGGTTCAATCCGGCGCTCTGGACGATTCCGACACCGAAACGGTGCGCCGGTTAATCAGCAACCCAACATCCCGGTTTCACCCGGAAGCGTATAGGCTTAGTCAGCCTCTGTCGCCCCATGCAGCTGCTGAAGCCGATGGCGTTACCCTCAACATGGCGCAGATCAAGCTCCCCCAGACCCGGAACAACCTGATTGTAGAGCTGGCCGGGGGCCTGATGGTACCCCTCAACAATACCAAGCTGAATATTGATCTAGTGCAGCAGCTGGCTCTGCCAGTGGTACTGGTATCCCGGAATTACCTGGGCAGCATCAACCATACCCTGCTTTCAGTCGAAGCCTGTAAAAACCGGAGTATTCCCCTGTTGGGGCTCATTTTTAACGGCCCGACCGTCGAGACGTCGGAACGGTGTATTCTGAATTATACGCAACTTCCCTGTCTGGGCCGAATCGGGCAGGAAACTTCCATTGACCAACATGTTATCCGTCAATACGCCAACCAGTTCACCCGACTTGCAGAATCTATCGGCGCGTGA
- the purU gene encoding formyltetrahydrofolate deformylase yields MTVSDKHILLMDGPDTKGLIYHVTAVLYHHDLNVIHNDEYVSPSGQFFMRTEFEGTFDAVSLLNELRSTLPEGITLRLNPKRKKNIVVLVTKEHHCLGELLLRYAFDELDADILAVVSNYNILQPLVSKFGIPFHYISHEGKTREEHEEAILRTLTIYEPEYLVLAKYMRVLTASFVSQFPNRIVNIHHSFLPAFVGANPYRQAYERGVKIIGATAHFVNNDLDEGPIIAQNVKEVDHRHTAADMATEGKDVEKIVLSQALKLVFSDRVFISGNRAIVL; encoded by the coding sequence ATGACTGTTTCCGACAAGCATATTTTGCTTATGGATGGGCCCGATACCAAGGGACTTATCTACCACGTAACGGCCGTTTTGTATCACCATGACCTGAACGTCATTCACAATGATGAATACGTAAGCCCTTCCGGTCAGTTCTTTATGCGTACCGAATTTGAAGGGACGTTTGATGCCGTATCCTTACTCAATGAGCTGCGGTCAACCCTGCCAGAGGGGATTACACTTCGGCTGAACCCTAAACGCAAGAAGAACATTGTGGTGCTGGTAACCAAAGAGCATCATTGTTTAGGCGAACTTTTACTGCGCTACGCATTCGATGAACTGGACGCCGATATACTGGCCGTGGTGAGTAACTACAACATCCTGCAACCGCTGGTCAGTAAGTTCGGTATTCCGTTTCACTACATCTCGCACGAAGGCAAAACCCGTGAGGAGCACGAGGAGGCTATCCTACGGACCCTAACTATTTATGAACCGGAATACCTCGTACTGGCCAAATATATGCGGGTGCTGACGGCCAGTTTCGTCAGCCAGTTTCCCAACCGGATCGTCAATATTCACCACTCCTTTTTACCCGCATTCGTCGGGGCTAATCCCTACCGGCAGGCCTACGAGCGGGGTGTAAAAATCATTGGCGCTACGGCTCATTTTGTCAACAATGATCTGGACGAAGGACCAATTATTGCCCAGAATGTCAAAGAAGTGGATCACCGGCATACTGCCGCCGATATGGCTACGGAAGGAAAGGACGTTGAGAAAATCGTGCTGTCGCAGGCGTTGAAGTTAGTGTTCAGTGACCGGGTGTTTATTTCGGGCAATCGGGCCATCGTGTTATAG
- a CDS encoding sodium:solute symporter family transporter: MQRLQTLDYVVFLIYFVIVAAYGYWIYQRKKAKETSSNDFFLAEGSLTWWAIGSSLIASNISAEQFIGASGDGFAMGLAIATYEWMAAATLIVVAVFFMPIYLKNRIFTMPQFLTQRYNNTVAMIMAVFWLFLYVLVNLTSILFLGALAVSTISGLNFTACMIGLAVFAVIITLGGMKVIGYTDVIQVFFLILGGLATTYLAINLVSSQNGTDGVFNGVNLMFTQSSDHFHMIFPKGHPFYASLPGLTVLIGGMWIVNLNYWGCNQYITQRALGADLKTARSGILFAAFLKLLMPIIVILPGIAAYTLYQKGLFQQEMLDASGEVNKDHAYPVLLNLLPAGLKGLSFAALTAAVVASLAGKANSISTIFTLDIYRKYISPKASEQQLVRVGRVTIWVAMVMAILISPFMGIDRKGGFQFIQEMTGLVSPGVFAAFIMGFFWKRTNSSGALFAIVGGFLLSLFFKYLLPGLVDLEFLAPLGFAVQGADGVYTIPFLDTMGFVFLICIAVMFVLGMQKPSTKGLEIDASMFKVAPGFATGATIIILLLVILYAVFW; the protein is encoded by the coding sequence ATGCAACGACTGCAAACTCTCGATTACGTCGTATTCCTAATCTATTTTGTGATTGTAGCCGCCTATGGCTACTGGATCTACCAGCGAAAAAAAGCAAAAGAAACCTCCTCCAACGATTTTTTCCTGGCCGAAGGCTCATTGACCTGGTGGGCTATCGGCTCCTCACTGATTGCCTCGAATATTTCGGCTGAGCAGTTCATTGGTGCCTCCGGCGACGGCTTTGCGATGGGTCTGGCTATTGCCACCTATGAGTGGATGGCCGCTGCTACGCTGATTGTGGTGGCCGTGTTTTTTATGCCGATCTACCTCAAGAACCGCATCTTCACGATGCCGCAGTTCCTAACCCAACGGTATAACAATACGGTAGCCATGATTATGGCTGTTTTCTGGCTGTTTCTTTACGTTCTTGTCAATCTCACATCCATCCTGTTTCTGGGGGCACTGGCCGTCTCAACTATCTCGGGGCTAAATTTTACGGCCTGCATGATCGGGCTGGCCGTGTTTGCCGTCATCATCACCCTGGGGGGCATGAAAGTGATCGGGTATACCGACGTTATCCAGGTATTCTTCCTGATTCTGGGTGGTCTGGCCACTACGTATCTGGCTATTAACCTTGTTTCAAGCCAAAACGGCACGGATGGTGTATTTAATGGCGTCAATCTGATGTTTACGCAGTCGTCGGATCACTTCCACATGATCTTTCCTAAAGGACATCCGTTTTATGCCTCTCTGCCGGGCCTGACGGTACTGATTGGGGGTATGTGGATTGTGAACCTGAACTACTGGGGCTGTAACCAGTACATTACGCAACGGGCCCTGGGTGCCGATCTGAAAACGGCCCGATCTGGTATTCTGTTTGCCGCCTTCCTGAAGTTACTGATGCCCATTATTGTAATTCTGCCGGGGATTGCAGCCTATACGCTTTATCAGAAAGGTTTATTTCAGCAGGAGATGCTTGACGCTTCGGGCGAGGTAAACAAAGATCACGCGTATCCTGTGCTGCTGAACCTTTTACCGGCGGGTCTGAAAGGCCTTTCGTTCGCGGCTCTGACGGCGGCCGTTGTGGCGTCGCTGGCCGGGAAAGCCAACTCTATTTCAACGATTTTTACCCTCGACATCTATCGGAAGTATATCTCTCCAAAGGCTAGCGAACAGCAATTAGTTCGTGTGGGCCGGGTAACGATCTGGGTAGCAATGGTCATGGCTATTCTGATTTCGCCGTTCATGGGCATTGACCGGAAAGGTGGATTCCAGTTTATTCAGGAGATGACCGGTCTGGTCTCGCCGGGTGTGTTTGCCGCCTTTATCATGGGCTTTTTCTGGAAACGGACAAACTCATCGGGGGCGTTGTTTGCTATTGTTGGCGGCTTTTTACTGTCCCTCTTCTTTAAATACCTCTTGCCCGGTCTGGTAGATCTTGAATTCCTGGCACCACTGGGCTTCGCCGTTCAGGGAGCCGATGGGGTTTACACCATTCCGTTTCTTGATACCATGGGCTTTGTCTTCCTGATTTGCATAGCTGTCATGTTCGTGCTGGGCATGCAGAAACCAAGCACTAAAGGGCTGGAGATTGACGCCAGCATGTTTAAAGTAGCGCCCGGCTTTGCAACAGGAGCAACGATTATTATCCTGCTGTTAGTAATTCTATATGCTGTTTTCTGGTAA
- a CDS encoding sterol desaturase family protein, producing the protein MLVNVALVIGTFLFMEGVAWFTHKYVMHGFLWSWHRDHHNHHKGFFEMNDLFAVVFSLTAISLIITGVEIPELRFLAWIGAGVTLYGFFYFLFHDIIVHRRVKVKLDTSGRYMQRIMRAHYIHHKVHTKEGAEAFGFLYAPKKYDRSVKQSVADSKSSAV; encoded by the coding sequence ATGCTGGTAAACGTTGCCTTGGTTATCGGGACCTTTCTGTTCATGGAAGGCGTAGCGTGGTTCACCCATAAGTACGTCATGCACGGATTTTTGTGGAGCTGGCACCGTGATCACCACAATCACCACAAAGGTTTTTTTGAGATGAATGATCTCTTTGCCGTCGTCTTCAGTCTGACAGCTATCAGTTTAATTATTACCGGTGTAGAAATTCCGGAGCTGCGTTTTCTGGCCTGGATTGGCGCGGGCGTTACGCTCTATGGTTTCTTCTACTTTTTGTTTCATGATATTATTGTTCACCGGCGAGTAAAGGTAAAGCTCGACACCAGCGGCCGCTATATGCAGCGCATCATGCGGGCGCACTATATTCATCACAAAGTACATACCAAAGAGGGTGCGGAAGCTTTCGGATTTCTTTACGCGCCAAAAAAATATGATCGTTCCGTTAAGCAGTCCGTAGCTGACTCGAAGTCATCGGCGGTGTAG
- a CDS encoding isoaspartyl peptidase/L-asparaginase family protein has translation MLNRRRFLSISSLAGLFPTLSSWAVTSAPDPAPPGGPLVISTWRQPKANAAAQAVLDRDGRALEAVEAGVRVPEADPSDTSVGYGGLPDRDGRVTLDACIMDEKGNAGSVTFLEHIMHPISVARAVMEKTPHVMLSGEGALSFALAQGFKKENLLTKSSEAAWREWLKTAQYKPKVNIERHDTIGMLAIDSQGNLSGACTTSGLAYKMHGRVGDSPILGAGLFVDNEIGGACATGLGELVMRTCGSFLVVELMRQGRTPQQACEEAALRIVKKQDYKDVQVGFVAVNKQGEYGAFSIQTGFNFTLSQQKETRVIEARSYLK, from the coding sequence ATGCTAAACCGACGCCGTTTTTTGTCGATCAGTTCGCTGGCCGGCCTGTTTCCAACCTTATCCTCCTGGGCAGTTACATCGGCTCCTGATCCGGCTCCACCCGGAGGTCCTCTGGTCATTTCGACCTGGCGGCAGCCCAAAGCCAACGCAGCCGCGCAGGCCGTACTGGACCGGGACGGACGGGCGCTGGAAGCTGTTGAAGCGGGTGTTCGTGTACCCGAAGCTGACCCCAGCGATACGAGTGTTGGCTATGGGGGCCTGCCTGACCGCGACGGCCGCGTAACGCTCGATGCCTGTATCATGGATGAAAAGGGCAATGCCGGGTCTGTTACGTTTCTGGAGCATATTATGCACCCGATTTCGGTAGCCAGGGCCGTCATGGAAAAGACGCCCCACGTTATGCTTAGTGGCGAGGGCGCTCTGTCTTTTGCGCTGGCGCAGGGGTTTAAAAAAGAAAATCTGCTGACAAAAAGTTCGGAAGCGGCCTGGCGAGAGTGGCTAAAAACTGCCCAGTATAAACCTAAAGTGAATATTGAACGGCACGATACCATTGGCATGCTGGCTATCGACAGCCAGGGTAACCTGTCGGGGGCCTGCACAACAAGCGGCTTGGCCTACAAGATGCACGGTCGCGTGGGCGATTCGCCTATTCTCGGAGCAGGTCTGTTTGTCGACAACGAAATTGGTGGCGCCTGCGCCACGGGTCTGGGGGAACTGGTTATGCGGACCTGCGGCTCCTTTCTCGTTGTTGAGTTGATGCGTCAGGGACGTACGCCCCAGCAAGCCTGCGAAGAAGCGGCTCTACGTATTGTTAAAAAGCAGGATTATAAAGATGTTCAGGTTGGTTTTGTGGCTGTCAATAAGCAGGGCGAATATGGGGCATTCAGCATCCAGACCGGCTTCAATTTCACTTTATCTCAACAGAAAGAGACACGAGTTATAGAAGCCCGGTCATATTTGAAATAA
- the bioA gene encoding adenosylmethionine--8-amino-7-oxononanoate transaminase, with protein MLSVNTPTSSPDLQNLSARDKAVIWHPFTQMQTAPLPIPIVRGEGSVLYDADNRAYLDMISSWWVTIHGHAHPYIAQRISEQLKTLEHVIFAGFTHQPAVELAERLLTILPENQAKIFYSDNGSTAVEVALKMAFQYWHNLGRPRKKVVALDGAYHGDTFGAMAVGGRSAFTAPFTPFLFDVTYLPAPVAGQEDATLKLARELFTDDVAAFIVEPLVQGSGGMVMYEPTVLDELFRLARANDSLIIADEVMTGFGRTGKLFASYYLSEQPDLICLSKGLTGGTMALGVTACTQAIYDAFLSDDKLKTLFHGHSFTANPLACTAALASMDLLLSEETQASIQRISERHARFANRIQGRPTVNNVRQRGTLLAFDLNAGEQTSYFNSIRDRAYNFLLERGVLMRPLGNVLYLMPPYCTTDEQLQYAYDQVEQLLDSL; from the coding sequence ATGTTATCCGTCAATACGCCAACCAGTTCACCCGACTTGCAGAATCTATCGGCGCGTGATAAAGCGGTTATCTGGCATCCCTTTACGCAGATGCAGACCGCTCCGTTGCCCATCCCGATTGTGCGGGGCGAAGGCTCCGTGCTTTACGACGCCGACAATCGCGCCTACCTCGACATGATTTCGTCCTGGTGGGTTACAATTCACGGCCATGCGCATCCCTACATTGCCCAGCGTATATCGGAACAGTTAAAAACGCTCGAACACGTTATTTTTGCGGGCTTTACACACCAGCCTGCCGTTGAGTTGGCCGAACGGCTACTGACTATTCTGCCCGAAAACCAAGCAAAAATATTCTACTCCGACAATGGATCGACGGCCGTTGAGGTAGCGTTGAAGATGGCATTCCAATACTGGCACAACCTCGGCCGGCCTCGTAAGAAAGTGGTTGCGCTCGACGGCGCTTATCACGGCGATACATTCGGGGCTATGGCCGTGGGCGGACGGAGTGCCTTCACAGCCCCGTTTACGCCGTTTCTGTTCGACGTTACGTATCTACCGGCTCCCGTAGCAGGTCAGGAGGATGCTACCCTTAAACTAGCCAGGGAGCTATTTACGGACGACGTCGCAGCCTTCATTGTCGAACCGCTGGTTCAGGGTTCAGGCGGCATGGTTATGTACGAGCCGACGGTGCTGGATGAGTTGTTTCGGCTGGCGCGGGCTAATGATTCACTGATTATTGCCGATGAAGTTATGACCGGCTTCGGCCGCACGGGCAAATTATTTGCTTCGTACTACCTCAGCGAACAACCCGATTTAATTTGCCTGTCGAAAGGACTAACCGGCGGGACAATGGCCCTGGGCGTTACAGCCTGCACCCAGGCTATCTACGATGCTTTTTTATCGGACGACAAACTAAAGACTCTCTTTCATGGGCATTCGTTCACGGCTAATCCGCTGGCCTGCACGGCTGCTCTGGCTAGTATGGACCTCTTGCTTTCCGAAGAAACGCAGGCCAGTATACAGCGTATCAGCGAGCGCCATGCCAGATTTGCCAATCGAATTCAGGGAAGACCTACCGTTAATAATGTGCGGCAGCGGGGTACGTTGCTGGCGTTTGATCTGAACGCGGGCGAGCAGACGTCGTACTTCAACAGCATCCGCGACAGGGCCTATAATTTTCTTCTGGAACGGGGGGTTCTGATGCGGCCTCTGGGCAACGTGCTGTACCTGATGCCGCCTTACTGCACTACGGATGAACAGCTGCAATACGCCTACGATCAGGTGGAACAGCTTCTGGACTCGCTTTAA